A genomic region of bacterium contains the following coding sequences:
- a CDS encoding universal stress protein — MKILVPVDGSKHAEEALYTAIDLLKSKGGELFVLTVVPSFESFDLELSLSGREHLKQDFEAKGTKVVNRSCDIATGEGVKVHCKAEVSATNIPDAIIGFAEKEKVDLVVIGSRGLSPASRFRMGSVASKVVRHAPCSVYVVKAKA; from the coding sequence ATGAAGATACTCGTTCCCGTCGACGGGTCCAAGCACGCCGAAGAGGCGCTGTACACCGCGATCGACCTGCTCAAGAGCAAGGGCGGCGAGCTGTTCGTCCTGACGGTCGTCCCGAGCTTCGAGTCGTTCGACCTGGAGCTCTCGCTCTCGGGGCGGGAGCACCTGAAGCAGGACTTCGAGGCCAAGGGCACCAAGGTGGTGAACCGCTCCTGCGACATCGCCACCGGCGAGGGCGTCAAGGTCCACTGCAAGGCCGAGGTCTCCGCGACCAACATCCCCGACGCGATCATCGGCTTCGCGGAGAAGGAAAAGGTCGACCTCGTGGTGATCGGCAGCCGCGGCCTCTCGCCGGCGTCGCGCTTCCGGATGGGCTCCGTGGCCTCGAAGGTCGTGCGCCACGCACCCTGTTCTGTCTACGTGGTGAAGGCGAAGGCCTGA
- a CDS encoding PAS domain S-box protein, which yields MDDQRRGEQRQEDRSSLLRQILDTASVGIFLVDKAGRITHANRRMAEMFLRPLAEMVGCEYVDLVHPSERETGRRTMLALLASEIESVDVDRRYWRRDGSSFWGHLSGRRFHDARGADIGLIGVIADITAQKEAQERLQASESRYRAIVDTQAEFVVRYAPGGILTFVNDTLCRYAGMTREQLIGTCYHPFIHPDDREALIRDVAALDREHPSMIAEARIVLPDGRVTWHQWTHHAIFDAEGSLVEYQCTGRDVTEVRRTEAALRESEAKYRRLYNETPVLLHSIDRDARLVEVNDHWLRTLGYERAEVIGRKVTDFYTPASRRYAEEVVLPAFFRDGFARDVPYQFIRKDGGIVEVMLSATGERDAEGGVVRSQAVILDVTERRRTAEALRYSEARFRAIIEGASVGILAADVDGRAIRYANPQICRMLGYPEQELLALTVPELVAPEEADESVARFRAHVDGRTRTSERTFRRRDGSPVRVAISTVRVELEGRATLVGFFTDITERRLLEAERLKSQKLESVGTLAGGIAHDFNNLLQGVFGYISVARLAADDRERSLAMLAKAEQALHQAVNLTNQLLTFSKGGRPVKKVLALAPLLESAATFSLSGARTTCRIAAAPDLWNVEADAGQLAQVIQNIVLNADQAMPHGGTVEIGARNLPAAPLPPGMAPAAAVEITIRDSGVGIAEGDLPRVFDPYFTTKEGGSGLGLATSHAIVRNHGGTIGVVSAPGKGSTFTILLPASRAPVAAEITAAPAGGGRRGRILFMDDEDVVRQVAVELLGALGHAADAVACGEQVLERYRAEREAGRPYDIVILDLTIRGGMGGLETVRALLEMDPGVRAIVSSGYAGSDAIAEYRRHGFAACLHKPYTAAALREELARLLA from the coding sequence GTGGACGATCAGCGCCGGGGCGAGCAGCGACAGGAAGACCGGAGCAGTCTGCTGCGGCAGATCCTGGACACGGCCAGCGTCGGGATCTTCCTCGTCGACAAGGCCGGCAGGATCACGCACGCCAACCGGCGCATGGCGGAGATGTTCCTGCGTCCTCTCGCGGAGATGGTCGGCTGCGAGTACGTCGACCTCGTGCACCCCTCGGAGCGTGAGACCGGCCGGCGCACCATGCTCGCCCTGCTGGCGAGCGAGATCGAGTCGGTCGACGTCGATCGCCGCTACTGGCGGCGCGACGGCTCGTCGTTCTGGGGACACCTTTCCGGCCGGCGGTTCCACGATGCGCGCGGCGCCGACATCGGCCTGATCGGCGTCATCGCCGACATCACCGCGCAGAAGGAGGCGCAGGAGCGGCTTCAGGCCAGCGAGAGCCGCTATCGGGCCATCGTCGACACCCAGGCCGAGTTTGTGGTGCGGTATGCTCCCGGCGGCATCCTCACCTTCGTCAACGACACGCTCTGCCGCTATGCGGGCATGACCCGCGAGCAGCTGATCGGCACCTGCTACCACCCCTTCATCCACCCCGACGACCGCGAGGCGCTCATCAGGGACGTCGCGGCCCTCGACCGGGAGCACCCCTCCATGATCGCCGAGGCGCGCATCGTCCTGCCGGACGGCCGGGTGACCTGGCACCAGTGGACCCACCACGCGATCTTCGACGCCGAAGGAAGCCTCGTCGAGTACCAGTGCACCGGGCGGGACGTGACCGAGGTCAGGCGGACCGAGGCGGCGCTGCGGGAGAGCGAGGCCAAGTACCGGCGCCTCTACAACGAGACGCCGGTGCTGCTGCACTCGATCGACCGCGACGCCCGGCTCGTGGAGGTCAACGACCACTGGCTCCGGACGCTCGGGTACGAGCGCGCCGAGGTCATCGGCAGGAAGGTGACCGACTTCTACACGCCCGCCTCGCGCCGGTACGCGGAGGAGGTCGTCCTGCCCGCCTTCTTCCGGGACGGCTTCGCCAGGGACGTACCCTACCAGTTCATCAGGAAGGACGGCGGGATCGTCGAGGTCATGCTTTCCGCGACGGGCGAGCGCGACGCGGAGGGAGGCGTCGTGCGGTCCCAGGCCGTGATCCTCGACGTCACGGAGCGCAGGCGGACGGCCGAGGCCCTCCGGTACTCGGAGGCGCGGTTCCGCGCCATCATCGAGGGTGCCTCGGTGGGCATCCTCGCCGCCGACGTCGACGGCCGCGCGATCCGCTACGCCAATCCGCAGATCTGCCGCATGCTCGGGTACCCCGAGCAGGAACTGCTGGCGCTCACCGTCCCGGAGCTGGTCGCGCCCGAGGAGGCCGACGAGTCCGTCGCCCGCTTCCGGGCCCACGTCGACGGCCGGACGCGGACCAGCGAACGGACCTTCAGGCGGCGTGACGGCTCTCCCGTGCGCGTGGCGATCAGCACGGTGCGGGTGGAGCTCGAGGGCCGCGCCACCCTCGTGGGTTTCTTCACGGACATCACCGAGCGGCGCCTCCTCGAGGCCGAGCGCCTCAAGAGCCAGAAGCTCGAGTCCGTGGGCACGCTCGCCGGCGGCATCGCGCACGACTTCAACAACCTCCTGCAGGGCGTGTTCGGCTACATCTCGGTGGCGCGGCTGGCCGCAGACGACCGCGAGCGCTCCCTCGCCATGCTCGCGAAGGCGGAGCAGGCGCTGCACCAGGCGGTGAACCTCACGAACCAGCTCCTGACCTTCTCCAAGGGCGGCAGGCCGGTGAAGAAGGTCCTGGCGCTCGCACCGCTCCTCGAGAGCGCCGCCACCTTCTCGCTGAGCGGGGCGCGCACGACCTGCCGGATCGCGGCCGCGCCCGATCTGTGGAACGTCGAGGCCGACGCCGGACAGCTGGCCCAGGTGATCCAGAACATCGTCCTGAACGCCGACCAGGCCATGCCCCACGGGGGGACGGTGGAGATCGGGGCGCGCAACCTTCCGGCGGCGCCCCTCCCGCCGGGCATGGCGCCGGCGGCTGCGGTCGAGATCACCATCCGGGACAGCGGCGTCGGCATCGCGGAAGGCGACCTCCCGAGGGTCTTCGACCCGTACTTCACCACGAAGGAGGGCGGCAGCGGGCTGGGCCTGGCCACCTCCCACGCCATCGTCCGCAACCACGGGGGGACAATCGGCGTGGTGTCGGCGCCCGGCAAGGGCTCGACGTTCACCATCCTGCTGCCGGCGTCCCGGGCGCCCGTCGCCGCGGAGATCACCGCCGCCCCCGCCGGCGGGGGGCGCCGCGGCCGCATCCTCTTCATGGACGACGAGGACGTGGTCCGCCAGGTCGCCGTGGAGTTGCTTGGGGCGCTGGGCCACGCAGCCGACGCCGTGGCCTGCGGCGAGCAGGTGCTCGAGCGCTACCGCGCGGAGCGGGAAGCCGGCCGGCCCTACGACATCGTCATCCTCGACCTGACGATACGGGGCGGCATGGGGGGATTGGAGACCGTGCGCGCGCTGCTGGAGATGGACCCGGGCGTGCGGGCCATCGTCTCCAGCGGCTACGCCGGCAGCGACGCGATCGCGGAGTACCGGCGGCACGGCTTCGCGGCGTGTCTGCACAAGCCGTACACGGCGGCGGCGCTGCGCGAAGAGCTCGCCAGGCTGCTGGCCTGA